From one Cloacibacillus sp. genomic stretch:
- a CDS encoding ABC transporter permease subunit gives MRGGKGSSIILWAIVLYLLIPLFMTLVYSLFTEWMDVLPKGFTLKYYAVIFRDAAFWQALARTVVISIVPVIAAAAMILLAMYVVVVYLPWLDKYLRIICTIPYAVQGVILPVSVLSLYAGAPAPLSNRIAMLTFTYCVVILPYMYQGIKNSLISVDAPRLLEAAQMLGADKFFAFFRIIVPCMLSGVVISSMLSVALIFGDFVIVNTIGGSYYSTAQMYLLKKMFISGQVTSAVIIVLFVVTLAISAAVFWLKSKTVEIGAKEGEKA, from the coding sequence ATGAGAGGCGGAAAGGGCAGCTCTATAATCCTCTGGGCCATTGTGCTCTATCTGCTGATACCGCTCTTCATGACGCTCGTCTACTCCCTTTTTACTGAATGGATGGACGTGCTGCCGAAGGGCTTTACGCTTAAATACTACGCCGTGATCTTCAGGGACGCCGCCTTCTGGCAGGCGCTCGCGCGGACGGTCGTCATCTCGATAGTACCCGTCATCGCCGCCGCGGCGATGATCCTGCTTGCGATGTACGTCGTCGTGGTATACCTGCCGTGGCTCGACAAATACCTGCGGATAATCTGCACCATACCGTACGCGGTACAGGGCGTCATCCTGCCGGTCAGCGTCCTCTCCCTCTACGCCGGAGCGCCCGCGCCCCTCTCGAACCGTATCGCCATGCTCACCTTCACCTACTGCGTAGTGATACTACCCTACATGTACCAGGGGATCAAAAACAGCCTGATAAGCGTGGACGCGCCGAGGCTGCTCGAGGCGGCGCAGATGCTGGGGGCTGATAAATTCTTCGCCTTCTTCAGGATCATCGTCCCCTGCATGCTCTCCGGCGTCGTCATCTCCTCGATGCTCTCCGTCGCCCTCATCTTCGGGGATTTCGTCATCGTCAACACCATCGGCGGCAGCTACTATTCCACCGCGCAGATGTACCTGCTCAAAAAAATGTTCATCTCCGGGCAGGTTACGAGCGCGGTAATCATCGTACTCTTCGTCGTCACCCTCGCCATCTCGGCGGCGGTATTCTGGCTCAAATCCAAGACCGTGGAAATCGGCGCAAAGGAAGGAGAAAAGGCATGA
- the codB gene encoding cytosine permease, with the protein MSEQTTAKKLIADSECSLSAVPVAKKVQGLWAAMVVLVGFTFFSPSMTAGGNLGIGLTLNGFILAMILDNAFLGVYCGLLGYIGQKTGLTLDLMAHRSFGEKGSYLPSALISFTQIGWFGVGVAMFAIPVSGLTGGRIPVWALIIITGTVMTVTAYLGIRALAVLGSIAVPLIAVLGVYSVGWGVDKVGGFMNVFAQIPQKPISLATGIAIVVGSFISGGTATPNFTRFSKTPRVAVLATVVAFFVGNSIMMIFGAVGGAVTGVADIFDILILQGLAIPAILTLGLNIWTTNNNALYTAGLGVSNITKIPNKPLVLLSGAAGTLTAVWLYYNFVGMLNLLSGMIPPIGAVLILHYFLHKDEYYRPAASGPAVNLAGVLAVAAGSLVGIFVTCGIKPVNSLAAAALVFLVLDRLTAKKS; encoded by the coding sequence ATGAGTGAACAGACGACAGCGAAAAAATTAATTGCGGACAGCGAGTGTTCCCTGTCCGCGGTGCCTGTCGCGAAAAAAGTGCAGGGACTCTGGGCGGCGATGGTCGTACTTGTGGGCTTCACCTTCTTCTCGCCGAGCATGACCGCGGGCGGCAACCTCGGTATCGGACTCACGCTCAACGGCTTCATCCTCGCGATGATCCTGGACAACGCCTTCCTCGGCGTCTACTGCGGCCTGCTGGGATACATCGGCCAGAAGACGGGGCTCACGCTCGACCTGATGGCCCACCGCTCCTTTGGCGAAAAGGGCTCTTACCTGCCCTCCGCGCTCATCAGCTTCACGCAGATCGGCTGGTTCGGCGTCGGCGTCGCGATGTTCGCGATCCCCGTATCCGGGCTGACCGGCGGCCGTATTCCCGTCTGGGCGCTCATAATCATCACGGGAACGGTCATGACAGTCACCGCCTACCTGGGGATCAGGGCGCTCGCGGTGCTTGGCTCGATCGCCGTGCCGCTGATCGCCGTTCTCGGTGTCTATTCAGTCGGCTGGGGGGTGGATAAGGTCGGCGGCTTCATGAACGTATTTGCCCAGATACCGCAGAAACCGATCAGCCTCGCGACGGGCATCGCCATCGTCGTTGGCTCCTTTATCTCCGGCGGCACCGCGACGCCGAACTTTACCCGCTTCTCTAAGACGCCGCGCGTGGCGGTACTTGCCACCGTCGTCGCCTTCTTTGTCGGGAACTCCATAATGATGATCTTCGGCGCGGTCGGCGGTGCGGTGACGGGCGTCGCCGATATCTTTGACATCCTGATCCTCCAGGGACTGGCCATTCCCGCGATCCTCACCCTCGGGCTGAACATCTGGACCACCAACAACAACGCGCTCTATACGGCGGGGCTCGGCGTCTCGAACATCACCAAGATACCAAACAAGCCCCTCGTTCTGCTCAGCGGCGCGGCGGGAACCCTGACCGCCGTCTGGCTCTACTATAACTTTGTCGGTATGCTGAACCTGCTCTCCGGCATGATCCCGCCCATCGGCGCGGTGCTCATCCTACACTACTTCCTGCATAAAGATGAATACTACAGACCCGCCGCGAGCGGTCCCGCGGTCAATCTGGCGGGCGTCCTCGCGGTGGCGGCGGGATCACTGGTCGGCATCTTCGTAACCTGCGGCATAAAACCCGTCAACTCGCTGGCCGCGGCGGCGCTGGTATTCCTCGTCCTCGACCGCCTGACCGCGAAAAAGAGCTAA
- a CDS encoding PilN domain-containing protein: MVVKLDLRTNKQEQQAEKERSPRHYILFSLAALFLISSLSLFAMGGYRLYSIGSARAEMAEGVTSDNENLKLMETELARLTKESGAIEEKLDFVLDDVPSVEFLYELGERTVDGVVIESLTMNRESASLKGVAFADEEVLEFGDGLLAASCVNSVSLPVITPTQRSGANLKAFSIELKLNSLQKIVLEGGIAEQEKGVRSEDAREEAVTR; encoded by the coding sequence ATGGTCGTAAAACTTGATCTTCGTACAAATAAACAGGAACAGCAGGCGGAGAAGGAGAGAAGTCCGCGCCATTATATCCTCTTCTCACTCGCGGCGCTCTTTTTGATCTCCTCGCTGTCGTTGTTCGCTATGGGCGGCTATCGGCTCTATTCGATAGGCTCCGCCAGGGCGGAAATGGCGGAAGGCGTTACCTCCGATAATGAAAATCTAAAGCTGATGGAGACGGAGCTGGCCAGGCTGACTAAGGAGAGCGGCGCCATCGAGGAAAAGCTGGATTTTGTCCTTGACGACGTACCCTCCGTTGAATTTCTCTATGAACTTGGGGAGAGGACGGTTGACGGCGTCGTCATTGAGTCGCTGACGATGAATCGCGAGAGCGCCTCGCTTAAGGGCGTGGCCTTTGCCGACGAAGAGGTTTTGGAGTTCGGCGACGGGCTGCTCGCGGCCTCCTGCGTTAACAGCGTCTCCCTGCCGGTGATCACCCCCACACAGCGCAGCGGCGCGAATCTCAAGGCGTTTTCCATCGAGCTGAAGCTCAATTCGCTGCAAAAGATAGTGCTTGAGGGCGGCATCGCCGAACAGGAAAAGGGAGTCCGCTCCGAAGATGCGCGCGAGGAGGCGGTAACCAGATGA
- the groES gene encoding co-chaperone GroES, with amino-acid sequence MKLKPLGDRIVVKAAPNEEKTKGGLVLPDTVKEKPVEGIVVAVGAGKVLDNGSRQPMEVKVDDKVIYSKYSGTEVKVDDETYLIIGERDVLAVVEK; translated from the coding sequence ATGAAACTTAAGCCACTTGGAGACAGAATCGTAGTAAAGGCAGCGCCGAACGAAGAGAAGACAAAGGGAGGCCTCGTGCTTCCGGACACAGTGAAAGAGAAACCCGTCGAAGGGATCGTCGTGGCGGTCGGAGCCGGCAAAGTTCTTGACAACGGCTCACGTCAGCCGATGGAAGTCAAAGTTGACGACAAGGTCATCTACAGCAAATATTCAGGAACCGAAGTCAAGGTCGACGACGAGACCTACCTCATTATCGGTGAAAGAGACGTTCTCGCGGTAGTCGAGAAGTAA
- a CDS encoding prepilin-type N-terminal cleavage/methylation domain-containing protein, translating into MKKIIKKYRKAKGFTLVELLIVIIIIGILAGMMMLSTGAATDKAEATKILSDMRNVKAAAMMFFADYDRYPQNNNTTDYTSGIWTAHVMLI; encoded by the coding sequence ATGAAGAAAATAATAAAGAAGTACCGTAAAGCAAAAGGGTTCACCCTTGTGGAACTGCTCATCGTTATAATCATCATTGGTATCCTAGCCGGTATGATGATGCTTTCGACAGGTGCGGCAACAGATAAAGCTGAAGCGACTAAGATTCTTTCTGATATGAGAAATGTTAAGGCAGCTGCAATGATGTTCTTTGCTGACTATGATCGCTATCCCCAAAATAATAATACGACTGATTACACTTCTGGTATTTGGACGGCACACGTGATGCTAATATGA
- the groL gene encoding chaperonin GroEL (60 kDa chaperone family; promotes refolding of misfolded polypeptides especially under stressful conditions; forms two stacked rings of heptamers to form a barrel-shaped 14mer; ends can be capped by GroES; misfolded proteins enter the barrel where they are refolded when GroES binds) → MAKTLLFREDARRSMERGINKVADTVGITLGPKGRNVVLEKKFGSPTITNDGVTIAKEIELEDPFENMGAQLIKEVASKTNDVAGDGTTTATVLARAMIREGIKNVAAGANGMQLRKGIEDATAVVVEELKKQASPVKGHKKTVQVAAISANDKKVGELIAEAMEKVGEEGVITVEDSKSLGTTLETVEGLQFDKGYLSPYMITNPDRMEAVLDDANILIVDGKISNVKDMLPVLEKSVQLAKPLLIIAEDVEGEALATLVVNKLRGILQVVAVKAPGFGDRRKAMLQDIATVTGATVISEEVGRKLDSADVADLGHAKKIKVTKEDTTIVEGAGDSTAIKDRAAQIKKELADSTSEYDKEKLQERLAKLVGGVAVIQVGAATETEQKELKLRIEDALNSTRAAVEEGIVPGGGVALVGCTKVLDKEIAKLEGDIRTGAQIVRKALTEPLYLIAHNSGMQGDVIIEKVKTLKEGQGLDATTGEYVDMIEAGIIDPVKVTRSALQNASSIAAMILTTDAVVADKPEKKDTLGDMAGGMGGMGGMGGMDY, encoded by the coding sequence ATGGCAAAAACACTGCTTTTCAGAGAAGACGCACGCCGCTCGATGGAGCGCGGAATCAATAAAGTCGCGGATACCGTAGGAATCACCCTTGGCCCGAAAGGACGCAACGTCGTCCTGGAGAAGAAGTTCGGCTCGCCGACCATCACCAACGACGGCGTGACGATCGCGAAGGAGATCGAGCTCGAAGATCCGTTCGAGAATATGGGCGCCCAGCTCATCAAAGAGGTAGCCTCGAAGACCAACGACGTAGCCGGCGACGGTACGACGACGGCCACGGTGCTCGCCCGCGCGATGATCCGCGAGGGAATCAAGAACGTAGCGGCGGGCGCGAACGGCATGCAGCTCCGCAAGGGTATCGAAGACGCGACCGCGGTTGTTGTTGAAGAGCTCAAGAAGCAGGCTTCGCCCGTCAAGGGACACAAGAAGACCGTGCAGGTAGCCGCCATCTCCGCCAACGACAAGAAGGTCGGAGAGCTCATCGCCGAAGCGATGGAGAAGGTCGGCGAAGAGGGCGTCATCACCGTTGAAGACAGCAAGAGCCTCGGCACGACGCTGGAGACCGTCGAGGGACTCCAGTTCGACAAGGGCTACCTCAGCCCCTACATGATCACGAACCCCGACCGTATGGAAGCCGTACTTGACGACGCGAACATCCTCATCGTCGACGGAAAGATTTCCAACGTGAAAGATATGCTTCCCGTCCTTGAGAAGAGCGTCCAGCTCGCGAAGCCGCTCCTCATCATCGCCGAGGACGTCGAGGGCGAAGCGCTGGCGACACTCGTCGTCAACAAGCTGCGTGGAATACTCCAGGTCGTAGCCGTCAAGGCCCCGGGATTCGGCGACCGCAGAAAGGCGATGCTCCAGGATATCGCCACCGTGACCGGCGCGACGGTCATCAGCGAAGAGGTTGGACGCAAGCTTGACAGCGCTGACGTCGCTGACCTCGGCCACGCGAAGAAGATAAAGGTCACCAAGGAAGACACGACGATCGTCGAGGGCGCCGGAGATTCCACGGCCATCAAGGATCGCGCCGCGCAGATCAAGAAGGAACTCGCCGACTCAACCTCAGAGTACGACAAAGAGAAGCTCCAGGAGCGCCTCGCGAAACTGGTCGGCGGCGTAGCGGTCATCCAGGTCGGAGCCGCGACGGAGACGGAGCAGAAGGAACTCAAGCTCCGCATAGAGGACGCGCTCAACTCAACGCGCGCCGCGGTTGAAGAGGGAATCGTCCCCGGCGGCGGAGTGGCGCTCGTCGGCTGCACCAAAGTCCTCGACAAAGAGATCGCGAAACTTGAGGGCGACATTCGTACCGGAGCGCAGATCGTACGCAAGGCGCTCACCGAACCCCTCTACCTCATCGCCCACAACAGCGGCATGCAGGGCGACGTCATCATCGAAAAGGTCAAGACCCTCAAAGAGGGACAGGGCCTCGACGCGACGACCGGCGAATACGTTGACATGATCGAAGCGGGCATCATCGACCCGGTGAAGGTCACCCGCTCGGCTCTCCAGAACGCCTCCTCGATCGCGGCGATGATCCTCACCACGGACGCCGTCGTTGCCGACAAGCCCGAGAAGAAAGACACCCTCGGCGACATGGCCGGTGGAATGGGCGGTATGGGTGGAATGGGCGGCATGGACTACTAA
- a CDS encoding ABC transporter ATP-binding protein, which translates to MSYIKFEKIVKKYGDNTVLRDVSLTVERGELVTLLGPSGCGKSTLLRCLAGLEQVSGGRIYVDGRDVTYADPKDRQIGMVFQQYSLFPNMNVFENIAFGLRMKKMHIEDIRGKVAKAVAMVALEGKENAMPAQLSGGQQQRVALARSIVTEPKVLLLDEPLSAIDAKLRKSLQKEIRRIQRDMGITTIFVTHDQDEAMVMSDVIHLFNAGRVEQSGSPIEMYTQPETSFAASFIGNYNILSSAEFASMTGRLYAESHEVAIRPETVELSSEFAPVDGAYQFQGKIIDQTPRGNVLRYKIEAGGMEIVSDTLFRSRALFAKGDRVHITIMNRNCIRL; encoded by the coding sequence ATGAGTTATATAAAATTTGAAAAGATAGTGAAAAAATATGGCGATAACACCGTCCTGCGTGATGTCAGCCTCACGGTGGAGCGGGGAGAACTGGTGACCCTGCTCGGCCCCTCCGGCTGCGGTAAAAGTACCCTGCTGCGCTGCCTTGCTGGGCTTGAGCAGGTCAGCGGCGGCCGCATATACGTTGACGGCAGGGACGTCACCTACGCCGACCCCAAAGACCGCCAAATAGGAATGGTCTTCCAGCAGTACAGCCTCTTCCCGAACATGAACGTCTTTGAGAATATCGCCTTCGGTCTGCGGATGAAAAAAATGCACATCGAAGACATCCGCGGCAAGGTCGCGAAGGCGGTGGCGATGGTCGCTCTTGAGGGAAAAGAGAACGCCATGCCCGCGCAGCTCTCCGGCGGCCAGCAGCAGCGCGTCGCGCTCGCGCGCTCCATCGTCACCGAGCCGAAGGTGCTGCTGCTCGACGAGCCGCTCTCGGCGATAGACGCGAAGCTGCGCAAGTCGCTGCAAAAGGAGATCCGCCGCATACAGCGCGATATGGGAATCACGACCATCTTCGTCACCCACGACCAGGACGAGGCGATGGTGATGTCCGACGTGATACACCTCTTCAACGCCGGCAGGGTGGAGCAGTCCGGCAGCCCGATAGAGATGTACACGCAGCCCGAGACGAGCTTCGCCGCGAGCTTCATCGGCAACTACAACATCCTCTCGAGCGCGGAGTTCGCCTCGATGACGGGGCGGCTCTACGCTGAATCGCACGAGGTCGCCATCCGTCCCGAGACCGTCGAGCTGTCGTCCGAATTTGCGCCCGTAGACGGGGCCTACCAGTTCCAGGGGAAGATAATCGACCAGACGCCGCGCGGCAACGTGCTGCGCTACAAGATCGAGGCGGGCGGCATGGAGATAGTTTCCGACACCCTCTTCCGCAGCCGCGCGCTCTTCGCGAAGGGCGACCGCGTCCATATCACGATCATGAACCGCAACTGCATCAGGCTATAG
- a CDS encoding ABC transporter permease subunit has translation MNNSKKTYLAALLPFAAVVLLFELMPVAGVIMRSFMEENGGGFTLTHYASIFTKRLYRVAVMNSLWVAAASSLIGLFAAFWGAKSCHEAKPGTKNIFLSVLNMTSNFSGIPLAFSYIILFGNVGVLVMFGKNHGIEALANFNIYSIRGLLLCYIYFQIPLATLLLIPAFDALKKEWREAAALLGGGAAAFWLRVGLPNLLPSLLGTFSILFANAIAAFATAYALMQNNFQLLPIRISEQFVGDVVQRKEFGSALAVVLMLMMVATITANGMILKKRGGRG, from the coding sequence TTGAACAACAGCAAAAAGACCTACCTTGCCGCGCTGCTTCCCTTCGCCGCCGTGGTGCTGCTCTTCGAGCTGATGCCGGTGGCGGGCGTCATCATGCGGAGCTTTATGGAAGAGAACGGCGGCGGCTTCACCCTCACGCACTACGCCTCTATCTTCACCAAGCGGCTCTACCGCGTCGCGGTGATGAACAGCCTCTGGGTGGCGGCCGCCTCGTCGCTTATCGGGCTCTTCGCCGCCTTCTGGGGCGCGAAAAGCTGCCACGAGGCGAAGCCGGGGACGAAAAACATATTCCTCAGCGTGCTGAACATGACCTCGAATTTCTCTGGCATCCCGCTTGCCTTTTCATACATAATCCTCTTCGGCAACGTTGGCGTGCTCGTGATGTTCGGCAAAAACCACGGCATAGAGGCGCTTGCCAACTTCAACATCTACAGCATTAGGGGGCTGCTGCTCTGCTACATCTACTTCCAGATCCCGCTCGCGACGCTGCTTCTGATCCCCGCCTTCGACGCGCTCAAAAAGGAGTGGCGCGAGGCGGCGGCGCTCCTTGGCGGCGGCGCGGCGGCATTCTGGCTGCGGGTCGGCCTGCCGAACCTGCTTCCGAGCCTGCTCGGGACCTTCAGCATCCTCTTCGCGAACGCGATCGCCGCCTTCGCGACGGCCTACGCGCTGATGCAGAACAACTTCCAGCTGCTGCCGATAAGGATATCGGAGCAGTTTGTCGGCGACGTCGTGCAGCGTAAGGAGTTCGGCTCCGCGCTTGCCGTCGTGCTCATGCTGATGATGGTGGCGACGATCACCGCGAACGGCATGATACTTAAAAAGAGAGGCGGGAGGGGCTGA
- the codA gene encoding cytosine deaminase, producing MLIKNIFIENSTEAKDIRVTDGKFEEIKAGLAPRGGEEVVDCTGKMALPPFIESHVHLDTCLTAGDPVWNISGTLFEGIECWSKRKEKLSKNDVKERARRAVQMQAANGVQFVRTHVDVTDPSLVAMEGMLELKEELKDYVDIQIVAFPQEGIKSYPNGEALMENAVKMGADCVGAIPHFEFTREYAVESVDFCVKLAEKYGRLVDVHCDEIDDEQSKGLEVLACRALESGMKDMVTASHTTAMHSYNNAYCGKLFRLLRMSDINFVCNPLVNTHLQGRFDTYPKRRGVTRVKELLANGNNVSFGHDDIFDPWYPLGSGNMRDIIHMGLHVCQMMGYQEIMESYRLCTHNAAKTLHLGESYGIREGNPASFIVLDGDNFYNALNKKGEILYSYNRGRLIASAEPAVRRVMF from the coding sequence ATGCTGATAAAAAACATATTTATTGAGAATTCCACAGAGGCTAAAGACATCCGCGTTACGGACGGCAAATTTGAAGAGATAAAGGCCGGCCTCGCCCCGCGCGGCGGGGAAGAGGTCGTCGACTGCACGGGAAAGATGGCTTTGCCGCCTTTCATCGAGAGCCACGTCCACCTCGATACCTGCCTCACCGCCGGTGATCCCGTCTGGAACATATCGGGGACGCTCTTTGAGGGCATCGAATGCTGGAGCAAACGCAAAGAAAAACTTTCAAAGAACGACGTCAAGGAGCGCGCGCGCCGCGCCGTGCAGATGCAGGCCGCGAACGGCGTGCAGTTCGTCCGCACCCACGTCGACGTGACCGACCCCTCGCTGGTGGCGATGGAAGGGATGCTCGAACTCAAAGAAGAGCTGAAAGACTACGTCGACATCCAGATAGTAGCCTTCCCGCAGGAGGGGATAAAAAGCTATCCCAACGGCGAGGCGCTGATGGAAAACGCGGTGAAGATGGGGGCTGACTGCGTCGGCGCGATCCCGCACTTTGAATTTACCCGCGAATACGCCGTCGAGTCGGTCGACTTCTGCGTGAAGCTCGCGGAAAAATATGGCCGTCTCGTCGACGTTCACTGCGACGAGATAGACGACGAACAGTCGAAGGGGCTCGAAGTGCTCGCCTGCCGCGCCCTTGAAAGCGGTATGAAAGATATGGTTACGGCCAGCCACACGACGGCGATGCACAGCTACAACAACGCCTACTGCGGCAAACTCTTCCGCCTCCTGCGCATGAGCGATATAAACTTCGTCTGCAATCCGCTCGTCAATACACATTTGCAGGGGCGCTTCGACACCTATCCCAAACGCCGCGGCGTGACGCGCGTCAAGGAGTTGCTCGCCAACGGCAACAACGTCTCCTTCGGCCATGACGACATCTTCGACCCCTGGTATCCGCTCGGCAGCGGCAACATGCGCGACATCATCCACATGGGGCTGCACGTCTGCCAGATGATGGGCTATCAGGAGATAATGGAGTCATACCGTCTCTGCACCCACAACGCGGCGAAGACGCTCCATCTCGGCGAGAGCTACGGCATCCGCGAGGGAAACCCAGCGAGCTTCATCGTTCTTGACGGCGACAACTTCTACAACGCGCTCAACAAAAAGGGCGAGATACTCTATTCATACAACAGGGGACGCCTCATCGCCTCCGCAGAACCGGCAGTGAGAAGGGTAATGTTTTAA
- a CDS encoding extracellular solute-binding protein codes for MNRKVMIGAAVAVVIIAVFAFTQMQPGKESAGKVDLNSLTVEELQKKAQEEGRVESVGMPDSWANWVGTWTDLKDKFGIEHADVDMSSAEELAIFEAEKENATKDIGDVGQSFGPLAESKGLTLPYKTSYWDEIPEWAKDDNGDWVIGYYGTITVITNRKLVPNPPKSFADILEGEYMVTPGNVAQATQAQCALLAAAIANGGSETNLQPGFDFFRKLAEQGRIDMGEPNVARLEKGEIACYFVWDYNALGYRDQFKANNPEAEYDVCIPADGSVQSGYATIINAYTKRPHAAAFTREYILSDAGQINLARGYATPIRGSVELPDDVKAKMLPSEQYAKARPISDFKAWEEAAKNLGTKWQEEVMAYAK; via the coding sequence TTGAACAGGAAAGTTATGATCGGAGCGGCGGTTGCCGTCGTAATTATCGCGGTATTCGCCTTTACGCAGATGCAGCCGGGCAAAGAGAGCGCCGGCAAGGTTGACCTCAACAGCCTCACCGTCGAGGAACTTCAGAAAAAGGCGCAGGAAGAGGGCAGGGTGGAATCGGTTGGTATGCCCGACTCGTGGGCGAACTGGGTCGGCACCTGGACGGACCTAAAGGATAAATTCGGCATCGAACACGCCGACGTGGACATGTCCTCGGCGGAGGAGCTCGCGATATTCGAGGCGGAGAAGGAAAACGCCACGAAGGACATCGGCGACGTGGGCCAGTCCTTCGGCCCGCTCGCGGAGAGCAAGGGGCTCACGCTTCCCTACAAGACGAGCTACTGGGACGAGATCCCCGAATGGGCGAAGGACGACAACGGCGACTGGGTGATCGGCTACTACGGGACCATCACCGTCATCACCAACAGGAAGCTCGTTCCCAACCCGCCGAAATCATTCGCCGACATCCTCGAGGGCGAATATATGGTGACCCCCGGCAACGTCGCGCAGGCGACGCAGGCTCAGTGCGCGCTGCTCGCGGCGGCGATCGCCAACGGCGGCTCTGAGACCAACCTCCAGCCGGGCTTCGACTTCTTCAGGAAACTTGCCGAGCAGGGACGCATCGATATGGGCGAGCCTAACGTCGCGCGCCTCGAAAAGGGCGAGATAGCCTGCTACTTCGTCTGGGACTACAACGCGCTCGGTTACCGCGACCAGTTCAAGGCAAACAACCCCGAAGCGGAATATGACGTCTGCATCCCCGCCGACGGCTCCGTGCAGAGCGGCTACGCGACGATAATCAACGCCTACACGAAACGCCCGCACGCCGCGGCCTTCACGCGTGAATACATCCTCAGCGACGCCGGTCAGATAAACCTCGCGCGCGGCTACGCGACGCCGATCAGAGGCAGTGTGGAGCTTCCCGACGACGTAAAGGCGAAGATGCTCCCGTCGGAGCAGTACGCGAAGGCGCGCCCCATCTCGGACTTCAAGGCCTGGGAAGAGGCGGCCAAGAACCTGGGGACAAAATGGCAGGAAGAGGTAATGGCCTACGCGAAATAG
- a CDS encoding type II secretion system F family protein has product MEFYYDAKDRSGKTISGTHNSPGEQELLSWIRGNGWVPLNVSQHREISLTVPGDKLADSAAKEHSEFWDLSPRIRLRDKLVFFRQLATMIAAGIPVTASLAILTEQTQNRRFLRRVLTRVYKRVSAGTTLGSALAENPKCFDAITIPLVRSGEESGTLDMSLAKIASFMEDQENLRKKIISAMTYPTVVICIALLVLGVMVAVVVPQFEKAFGNLSIELPALTLMTFKFGHWMQYHWYVIPLVLFVITVIIYQLRKMKSMKMPIDTFLLKIPIFGDIIFKASLTRSFRTMGSLLRSGVPVLSSIEMTADVAGNEKIKRGFLEMRDGASMGRALNAVVREKKLFPPMIGHMIAVGEETGRTDEMLEKIADWYDAELSEKIKRLSSILEPIMVVFVGIIVGFMVLAIFLPIISAINAFM; this is encoded by the coding sequence ATGGAGTTTTACTATGACGCGAAGGACCGGAGCGGCAAGACTATAAGCGGCACGCATAACTCGCCGGGGGAGCAGGAGCTGCTTTCGTGGATTCGCGGCAACGGCTGGGTTCCTCTCAACGTCTCACAGCACCGGGAGATATCCCTGACCGTTCCCGGCGATAAACTCGCGGACAGCGCCGCGAAGGAACACAGCGAATTCTGGGACCTCTCGCCGCGTATCAGGCTGCGTGACAAGCTCGTCTTCTTCCGCCAGCTTGCGACGATGATCGCCGCTGGCATCCCCGTGACGGCCTCGCTCGCCATCCTCACCGAGCAGACGCAGAACCGGCGCTTCCTCCGCCGCGTGCTCACGCGCGTCTACAAACGCGTCAGCGCCGGTACGACGCTCGGCAGTGCCCTTGCGGAGAACCCCAAATGCTTCGACGCGATCACGATACCGCTCGTGCGCTCCGGCGAGGAGTCCGGTACGCTCGACATGAGCCTCGCGAAGATCGCCTCCTTCATGGAGGACCAGGAGAACCTCCGCAAAAAGATCATCTCGGCGATGACCTATCCGACGGTGGTCATCTGCATCGCGCTGCTCGTCCTCGGCGTGATGGTCGCCGTCGTTGTCCCGCAGTTTGAGAAGGCCTTTGGCAACCTTAGTATAGAACTTCCGGCGCTCACGCTGATGACATTTAAATTTGGTCACTGGATGCAGTATCACTGGTACGTAATACCGCTCGTTCTATTTGTCATCACTGTTATAATCTATCAGTTGCGCAAGATGAAGTCGATGAAGATGCCGATCGATACCTTTTTATTAAAGATACCGATTTTCGGCGACATCATTTTCAAGGCCTCGCTGACGCGCTCCTTCCGCACGATGGGATCGCTGCTGCGCTCCGGCGTCCCCGTTCTGTCATCAATAGAGATGACGGCTGACGTTGCGGGCAACGAAAAGATAAAGCGGGGATTTCTTGAGATGCGCGACGGCGCCTCGATGGGCAGGGCCCTCAACGCCGTCGTGCGCGAAAAGAAGCTATTTCCGCCGATGATCGGCCACATGATCGCCGTCGGCGAGGAGACGGGCCGCACAGACGAGATGCTCGAGAAGATCGCCGACTGGTATGACGCGGAGCTATCGGAGAAGATCAAACGCCTCAGCTCGATACTTGAACCGATTATGGTCGTCTTCGTCGGCATTATCGTCGGCTTTATGGTGCTCGCTATCTTCCTGCCGATCATCTCCGCGATAAACGCCTTCATGTAA